The following proteins are co-located in the Desulfoscipio sp. XC116 genome:
- a CDS encoding acyl-CoA dehydratase activase-related protein produces the protein MSATVGIPRALLYYYYYPQWKTFFDHLGVKTVVSRETTRAILEKGIKSTVDEACLPIKLAVGHVLDLKDRVDYIFLPRIVSTARREYICPKFLGFPDMVRNNINNLPPLIDNNMDLYRKGSSLYNLFYMVGRYFTHNPASIYKAYKASMESLHVHCRDMEAGRLPFETGGKDNQNYRTRDGGVHDVTIAVIGHPYNIYDRYISMNMIKRLWDYGADVVTADQLTETAFRREAGKLPKQLFWTLNQRMVGAAFYYFERPDVDGLIHVASFGCGPDSMTGELIERYARRSSRKPLLNLTIDEHTGEAGMITRLEAFMDMVRWRRHLDDVAATL, from the coding sequence ATGTCCGCTACAGTGGGTATACCCAGGGCATTACTGTATTATTACTATTATCCCCAGTGGAAAACTTTTTTTGATCACCTGGGAGTGAAAACCGTGGTATCCCGGGAGACCACCCGGGCTATTTTGGAAAAAGGCATAAAATCTACCGTTGATGAAGCTTGTCTGCCGATTAAGTTAGCGGTGGGCCATGTACTGGATCTTAAGGACAGGGTGGACTATATTTTTTTGCCGCGCATTGTCAGTACCGCCCGGCGGGAATACATCTGCCCCAAATTCTTAGGTTTTCCCGATATGGTGCGTAATAATATCAATAACTTGCCGCCGCTGATTGACAATAATATGGATCTATACCGCAAAGGCAGCAGTCTGTACAATTTGTTTTATATGGTGGGCAGGTATTTTACCCACAATCCGGCGAGCATTTATAAGGCCTACAAGGCTTCCATGGAATCACTGCATGTCCATTGCCGGGATATGGAGGCCGGGCGTCTGCCGTTTGAAACGGGGGGTAAAGATAATCAGAACTACCGGACCCGGGATGGTGGTGTGCATGACGTCACCATCGCTGTTATCGGCCACCCGTACAATATATACGACCGGTATATCAGCATGAATATGATTAAGCGGCTGTGGGATTACGGGGCTGACGTGGTAACTGCAGATCAGTTGACGGAAACTGCTTTTCGCCGGGAGGCCGGGAAACTTCCCAAACAGCTGTTCTGGACATTGAACCAGCGCATGGTGGGGGCCGCCTTTTATTACTTCGAGCGGCCGGATGTCGACGGGCTGATTCATGTGGCCTCCTTCGGCTGCGGACCGGATTCCATGACGGGAGAGCTAATCGAAAGGTACGCCCGCCGCAGCTCACGCAAACCGCTGCTGAATCTAACCATTGACGAACATACCGGTGAGGCGGGTATGATCACGCGTCTTGAAGCATTTATGGATATGGTCAGAT
- a CDS encoding spore germination protein codes for MAPAAIENKTRLSKQLKVNQDLLAEKLAFDKNFDIVRREMIIGGRKTLMLFVDAFANAELMTDILYNLHQLDRDDLSVDAFQKLFLKHINYVEVQPTEYLEDLIEKMLSGPLALLVDGQDRAIMLDVRTYPARSPDEPDLEKVVRGSRDGFTETLVFNTALIRRRIRDPKLRMEYAQAGNRSKTDIVICYIEDIANEDLVDSIREKIKAINIDGLPMAEKAVEELITPGNYWNPLPRVRYTERPDVAAIHLLEGHVLVLVDTSPSVIITPATYFHHLQHAEEYRQNPAAGVFMRLIRFMGVAISVFLLPLWLLAVLQPGILPPALKFIGPDKIGEIPIFVQFLLAEVSVDMVRMATIHTPTALATAVGLIAALLIGDLAVTVGLFNAEVIMYTAAAVVGNYLTPSYELGFANRLIRFFLLIMVGFLRLPGLLVGLALVLALLIFTRSFGVPYMWPLIPFNAKALYSIIVRRPVPVTNVRPSILKPRDADRQGLPVPARKPGEKNKRPDKK; via the coding sequence ATGGCACCCGCTGCCATTGAAAATAAGACCAGACTAAGTAAGCAACTGAAGGTCAACCAGGATTTGCTGGCCGAAAAATTAGCCTTTGATAAAAACTTTGATATTGTCAGGCGGGAAATGATCATCGGCGGCCGCAAAACATTGATGTTGTTTGTCGACGCCTTTGCCAACGCCGAACTGATGACTGACATTTTATATAACTTGCATCAATTGGATCGGGACGACTTGTCGGTGGATGCCTTTCAAAAATTGTTTCTAAAACACATTAATTACGTGGAGGTACAGCCGACAGAATACCTGGAAGACTTGATCGAAAAAATGCTTTCCGGCCCCCTGGCTTTGCTAGTTGATGGCCAGGATCGGGCTATCATGCTGGATGTGCGCACTTACCCGGCCAGAAGTCCTGATGAACCCGATCTGGAAAAAGTAGTGCGAGGTTCACGGGACGGTTTTACGGAAACGCTGGTTTTTAATACCGCGCTGATCAGGCGGCGCATTCGGGATCCCAAGCTGCGCATGGAATATGCTCAGGCGGGCAATCGCTCCAAGACCGATATAGTTATTTGCTATATCGAAGATATTGCTAATGAAGATTTGGTAGACAGTATTCGCGAAAAAATTAAGGCAATTAATATTGATGGGCTTCCGATGGCCGAAAAGGCTGTGGAGGAACTTATCACCCCGGGAAATTATTGGAATCCGCTGCCCAGAGTTCGTTATACGGAAAGACCGGATGTTGCTGCCATACATTTGCTGGAAGGGCATGTGCTGGTGCTGGTGGATACTTCACCCAGTGTTATTATTACCCCGGCCACTTATTTCCATCACCTGCAGCATGCCGAAGAATACCGGCAGAACCCTGCGGCGGGTGTGTTCATGCGCTTGATCAGATTTATGGGGGTAGCTATTTCCGTATTCTTATTGCCCCTGTGGCTGCTGGCAGTGCTGCAGCCCGGCATACTGCCGCCGGCTTTGAAATTTATCGGACCCGATAAAATAGGTGAGATACCAATATTTGTTCAGTTCCTACTTGCTGAAGTGTCAGTGGACATGGTACGCATGGCTACTATTCATACCCCCACGGCGCTGGCCACGGCGGTAGGTCTTATTGCCGCGCTCTTGATTGGTGATTTGGCGGTTACCGTGGGGCTGTTTAACGCCGAAGTAATTATGTACACCGCCGCGGCGGTGGTGGGCAACTACCTTACGCCCAGCTATGAATTGGGTTTTGCCAACCGGCTGATCCGTTTCTTTCTGCTGATAATGGTGGGATTTCTCCGGTTGCCCGGACTGCTGGTGGGTCTGGCGCTGGTGCTGGCGCTATTGATATTCACCCGATCGTTTGGAGTGCCCTACATGTGGCCGCTGATACCCTTTAACGCCAAGGCGCTGTACAGCATTATAGTGCGCCGCCCGGTGCCGGTAACCAATGTGCGGCCCAGCATTTTAAAACCGCGGGATGCTGACCGGCAGGGATTGCCGGTACCGGCTCGCAAACCGGGTGAGAAGAACAAACGACCGGATAAAAAATAG